The Deltaproteobacteria bacterium genome segment CCGGAGGAATTCTCCGGCCGCCTCCCGGTACAGCTCCTCCTTCCCTCCCGTGATCCGTATTTCCTGCCCCGGTGATATCATCGGAAATCCTTCTGCTTTTCCCTGCTCCTCAAGGGGTTGCGCAAAAAACCGGCTACAGGGGCGGATCCTCGCTGGTATAGAACATCTCGAAAAGCTTCACGTCCTCCGCGCTGCCGATAACCAGGGGGGTCCGCTGGTGTATCGATTCCACCTGCACGTCGAGTATCCTCTCCGTGCCCGTCGAGGCCCTCCCTCCCGCCTGCTCGATGATGAAAGAAAGGGGGGCGCATTCGTAGAGGAGCCGGAGCTTCCCTCTTTCGTATCCCACGTCGGCGAGGTAGAAGAAAAGTCCCCCCTCGATCAGGCAGCGGTGAAGGTCGGCAACCAGAGACCCCGTGTACCGGAGGGAGTAGGGACGGTTGGTCGAGGCGTCGCGTTCCGAAAGGTAGGCGATGAGTTTCCGTATGCCGGGGGACCACTCCTGATAGCGGGCCATGTTGGCGCTGTATGTCCTGCCCCGGGCCGGGCAGCGGATGTTTTCGTGGGAGAGAATGAAGTTTCCGATATCGCGGTCGAGGGTGAAACCGTGCACACCGTAGCCGAAGGTGTACACCAGGATCGTGCTCGTCCCGTACATGACATATCCCGCTGCTATCTGTTCCGATCCCCTGCGGAGGAACTCCTTTTCCGCATCTTCATCGTGTGCTCCCCCCCTTTCATAAATGCCGAATATCGTGCCGACAGCGCCGTTGATGTCGGTATTCGAGGATCCATCGAGGGGGTCCACGCACAAAAAGAAGCGGGAATCAGTCGAGGGGGACAGGATTCGGATATCCTCCTCCTCCTCGGATGCGATGGCGG includes the following:
- a CDS encoding class 1 fructose-bisphosphatase produces the protein MYKLGTNLSRHILEEKQKHPEIPHQPWTILSQIAYSAKILSREIGRAALVGRLGLVGEKNPTGDAQKKLDIFSNETVIDVFNDTGLVAAIASEEEEDIRILSPSTDSRFFLCVDPLDGSSNTDINGAVGTIFGIYERGGAHDEDAEKEFLRRGSEQIAAGYVMYGTSTILVYTFGYGVHGFTLDRDIGNFILSHENIRCPARGRTYSANMARYQEWSPGIRKLIAYLSERDASTNRPYSLRYTGSLVADLHRCLIEGGLFFYLADVGYERGKLRLLYECAPLSFIIEQAGGRASTGTERILDVQVESIHQRTPLVIGSAEDVKLFEMFYTSEDPPL